A section of the Tachysurus fulvidraco isolate hzauxx_2018 chromosome 7, HZAU_PFXX_2.0, whole genome shotgun sequence genome encodes:
- the heatr5b gene encoding HEAT repeat-containing protein 5B isoform X1: MELAHSLLLNEDALAQITEAKRPVFIFEWLRFLNKVLVAANKVDVKEKQKKLVEQLTGLISSNPGPPTRKLLAKNLATLYSIGDTFTVFQTLDKCNDIIKNKDDTPAYLPTKLAAVACVGAFYERMGRMLGSSFPETINNLLKALKNAESQGRGEILLSLQKVLSGLGAAAASCHRDIYKNARSLLTDRSMAVRCAVAKCLLELQNEAVFMWTAELENVATLCFKALEGSTYGVRVAVSKLLGTVMATALMPKQAAVMRQNVKRATLDEVFELMATGFLRGGSGFLKSGGEMLKGGASVSREVRVGVTEAYVVFVTVLGGQWLERNFATFLSHLLELVAHPRATQSHVEAVYSRRCVSFALRATLGALLGEKAQIAAAKDICQAISKQMRAVGKEQNGGEISRFRALQKAVVSDSSGENKGTAADVSASQHVMVCALKELGSLVQSLSATAAPLIQEPSIGLLETVMSVLLHPSMAARLAAAWCLRCVAVALPNQLTPLLDRCAERINALKSSPEAVSGYSFAMAALLGAVHQCPLGIPHSKGKMVVSIAEDLLRSAAQNSRLSLHRTQAGWLLLGALMTLGSSLVRYHLPKMLLLWRNVFPRSQKELEAEKARGDNFTWQVTLEGRAGALCAMRSFVAHCPELLTEDVIRRLMTPIECAMTMMAHVPAVIKVHGAHLKASAAMVRLRLYDILALLPPKTYEGSFSALLRELVAEFTLTDNSSNTTTSLLRSLCHYDDSVLMGSWLQETDHKSIEDQLQPNSASGSGALEHDPSSIYLRVPVGEAVPGPLPLGVSVIDASVALFGVVFPHVSFKHRLQMLDHFAECIKQAKGVRQQAVQLNIFTAVLSALKGLAENKSTLGPEEVRKSALALVMGALDNPNPILRCAAGEALGRMAQVVGEATFIASMAQHSFDKLKSARDVVSRTGHSLALGCLHRYVGGIGSGQHLKTSVSILLALAQDATSHEVQTWALHSLALIVDSSGPMYRGYVEPTLSLVLTLLLTVPPSHTEVHQCLGRCLGALITTVGPELQGNSLTISTIRSSCLVGCAIMQDHSDSLVQAAAISCLQQLHMFAPRHVNLSSLVPCLCMHLCSSHLLLRRAAVACLRQLVQREAAEVCEYAMSLAKKAGDNKDSTTINLNISETGLEGVLFGMLDRETDRKLCSDIHDTLGHMLSSLAVGKLSHWLKLCKDVLAATTEVGGAVAFEVEKEEEDSEKKDEMDDDIMFTGLGEDDKSKPSVAPRWVTRVFAADCLCRIIHLCENADRIHFDLAAARSAKAKNPKGDLLVLHLSDLIRMAFMAATDHSHQLRMAGLQALEDIIKKFASVPEPEFPGHVILEQYQANVGAALRPAFSPDTPSDITAKACQVCSTWIGSGVVSDLNDLRRVHNLLVSSLDKVQAGKGSSSQLYSESATTMEKLAVLKAWAEVYVVAMKLKKEAESRPARPVRSSEDDDDEEEEGVEGGVLPADSLITLVQPELPCLSRLWLAALRDYALLTLPAEFASQLPPEGGAFYTPETIDTARLHYRSSWAPILHAVALWLNTTDFGATDCLEEPQNATSTGFPQGPAAPSKSHDELVKDRMHLLLGISIEFLCFPRPEEPIERVMSCLQALSTLLECPRARKHIAEDQLLAVELLNVLHRLLLTRDPPSVQLQVTAVVQETIRCAHEHLEQLRSSESAEEGGEKRLLGEGGDSGELQPGKSLVFAAMELLVFLLVRHLPQINTKASDSPSHVPIKPQQLSEHSNRLLAVTVGILAELPALCSPAGGMTILPTVLFLICGVLRETAVKTADGVVSPPVSASLQAIKTIITSPLSRVGHIQQQWSSLVRSSLASVLEYSKPDECRPGVDEMSMLTAITLFLVSAGSELLGVTSLQKGCMEHYRNALNSSDPLVQVRCYQLLLSVFQHSVRALSTPYIHALAPALVEKLKAAERSRPSTPAELLAVQEGVRVLEGLVGLGEEQNRVQLLALLVPTLISYLLDENAFSSAPPTSKALHEFALQNLMRIGPLYPAAFKTVMGAASELKPRLEAAIRANQASNKAKATARQATPAVQATPTIKLKTNFF, encoded by the exons ATGGAGCTGGCACACAGTCTGCTGCTTAATGAAGACGCTTTGGCCCAAATCACTGAGGCCAAGAGACCAGTGTTCATATTCGAGTGGCTGCGTTTCCTCAACAAGGTCCTCGTAGCTGCCAACAAG GTCGATGtgaaagaaaagcagaaaaagctGGTGGAGCAGCTCACCGGTTTGATCAGCAGTAACCCTGGACCTCCGACACGGAAGCTACTGGCTAAAAATCTGGCCACGCTTTACAGCATCGGTGACACGTTCACCGTCTTCCAGACCCTCGACAAGTGCAACGATATCATCAAGAACAAAGATGACACTCCGGCGTACCTGCCCACCAAACT GGCTGCGGTGGCGTGTGTCGGAGCGTTTTATGAGAGAATGGGTCGTATGCTGGGCAGCTCTTTCCCAGAAACCATCAACAACCTCCTGAAAGCCCTGAAGAATGCTGAG tCACAGGGTCGAGGTGAGATCCTCCTGAGCTTGCAGAAGGTCCTGAGCGGTCTCGGAGCTGCAGCTGCCTCATGCCACAGAGACATCTATAAAAACGCTCGCTCTCTCCTCACAGACAGGTCCATGGCCGTGCGCTGTGCCGTGGCAAAG tGTTTGTTGGAGCTGCAGAACGAGGCAGTGTTCATGTGGACAGCGGAGCTGGAGAACGTGGCCACCTTGTGTTTTAAAGCTCTTGAGGGTTCCACATATGGAGTGCGTGTGGCCGTGTCCAAACTGCTGGGGACCGTCATGGCGACGGCGCTCATGCCCAAACAGGCTGCAG tgatgaGACAGAATGTGAAGCGCGCTACACTGGATGAGGTCTTTGAGCTGATGGCCACAGGCTTCTTGCGTGGTGGATCCGGCTTCCTGAAGAGCGGCGGAGAGATGCTGAAAGGTGGCGCGTCTGTCAGCAGGGAGGTGCGCGTAGGAGTCACCGAG GCGTACGTGGTGTTCGTGACGGTTCTGGGTGGTCAGTGGCTGGAGCGTAACTTTGCCACCTTCCTGAGCCACCTACTGGAGCTGGTCGCTCACCCGCGTGCCACGCAAAGCCACGTGGAGGCGGTGTACTCACGCCGCTGCGTCTCTTTTGCCCTGCGCGCCACATTAGGTGCCCTGCTGGGAGAAAAGGCTCAGATCGCTGCCGCCAAGGACATCTGCCAGGCCATCAGCAAGCAGATGAGGGCAGTGGGTAAGGAGCAAAATGGGGGGGAAATATCCAGGTTCAGAGCACTGCAGA AGGCGGTGGTGAGCGACAGCAGCGGGGAGAATAAGGGCACGGCGGCCGACGTCTCCGCCAGTCAACACGTGATGGTGTGTGCCCTTAAAGAGCTGGGCAGCTTGGTGCAGAGTCTCAGTGCCACAGCTGCACCCCTCATCCAGGAACCTTCCATCG GTCTGTTGGAGACGGTGATGTCGGTGCTGCTGCATCCTAGTATGGCAGCTCGTTTAGCAGCGGCCTGGTGCCTGCGCTGTGTTGCCGTGGCGCTGCCAAATCAGCTGACGCCGCTGCTGGACCGATGCGCTGAGCGAATCAACGCCTTGAAGAGTTCGCCCGAAGCCGTGAGCGGGTACAGCTTCGCCATGGCCGCACTGCTGGGTGCGGTGCACCAGTGTCCTCTGGGTATTCCTCACTCCAAgggcaag ATGGTGGTGAGTATAGCGGAGGATCTGCTGCGCTCTGCGGCCCAGAACAGTCGTCTCTCTCTACACCGTACGCAAGCCGGCTGGCTGCTCCTTGGAGCCCTGATGACTTTAG GCTCGTCTCTGGTGCGCTATCACCTGCCCAAGATGCTGCTGTTGTGGAGGAACGTGTTCCCTCGCTCGCAGAAGGAGCTGGAGGCTGAGAAAGCCAGAGGAGACAACTTCACCTGGCAGGTCACGCTGGAGGGTCGAGCCGGAGCGCTCTGTG CCATGCGGAGTTTCGTGGCTCACTGCCCCGAGCTTCTCACCGAGGACGTGATCCGGCGACTCATGACTCCTATAGAATGCGCCATGACCATGATGGCTCA CGTTCCTGCAGTTATAAAGGTTCACGGCGCTCATCTGAAGGCCAGCGCTGCGATGGTTCGCCTCCGGCTCTACGACATCCTAGCCCTCCTTCCTCCGAAAACATACGAAG GCAGTTTCAGCGCTCTGCTGAGGGAGCTGGTAGCCGAGTTTACTCTGACGGATAACTCGTCCAACACGACCACGTCCCTGCTGCGTTCTCTCTGTCACTACGACGACAGCGTCCTCATGGGCTCCTGGCTGCAGGAGACTGATCACAAGTCCATCGAAGACCAG TTGCAGCCAAACAGTGCGTCAGGGAGTGGCGCTCTGGAGCACGACCCCTCCTCTATCTACCTTCGTGTTCCTGTCGGTGAGGCCGTCCCTGGGCCGCTGCCTCTCGGAGTGTCGGTCATCGACGCATCGGTGGCTCTTTTCGGTGTCGTCTTCCCCCACGTCTCCTTCAAACACAG GCTCCAGATGCTGGATCATTTTGCTGAGTGCATTAAACAGGCCAAAGGAGTGAGACAGCAGGCTGTGCAGCTCAACATCTTCACTGCTGTGCTCAGTGCCTTGAAG ggtctGGCTGAGAATAAGAGTACTCTGGGTCCTGAGGAGGTGCGGAAATCTGCGCTGGCTCTGGTGATGGGAGCGCTAGATAACCCCAACCCCATTCTGCGCTGCGCCGCGGGTGAAGCTTTAGGTCGCATGGCGCAGGTTGTCGGAGAGGCCACGTTCATCGCCAGCATGGCTCAACACAGCTTCGACAA GCTGAAGTCAGCTCGAGACGTCGTCTCCAGAACGGGTCACTCTCTGGCTCTGGGTTGCCTGCACCGCTACGTGGGTGGTATCGGTTCGGGTCAGCACCTTAAGACCAGCGTCAGTATCCTGCTCGCCCTGGCACAGGACGCAACATCGCACGAGGTCCAG acaTGGGCTCTGCATTCTCTGGCTCTGATCGTGGACTCGAGCGGCCCGATGTATCGGGGTTACGTGGAGCCGACTCTGTCTCTGGTGCTGACTCTGCTCCTCACCGttcccccctcacacacagaggtgcaCCAGTGCCTGGGCCGCTGCCTCGGAGCCCTCATCACCACCGTCGGCCCCGAGCTCCAGG GCAACAGTTTGACGATCTCGACCATCCGCTCGTCATGTCTGGTCGGCTGTGCCATAATGCAGGATCACTCGGACTCACTGGTGCAGGCGGCCGCCATCTCGTGCCTCCAACAACTGCACATGTTTGCGCCGCGCCACGTCAACCTGTCCAGCCTGGTGCCCTGTCTCTGT atgcaccTGTGCAGTTCTCACCTGCTTTTGCGCCGTGCGGCCGTGGCGTGTCTGAGGCAGCTGGTCCAGAGAGAGGCGGCAGAGGTGTGTGAATACGCCATGAGCCTCGCCAAGAAGGCTGGAGACAACAAGGACAGCACCACCATCA ACCTGAACATCAGTGAGACCGGGCTGGAGGGCGTCCTGTTCGGGATGCTGGACCGCGAGACAGACAGGAAGCTGTGCTCAGACATCCACGACACACTGGGACACATGCTGTCCTCTCTGGCAGTGGGGAAACTCTCACACTGGCTCAAACTGTGCAAAGACGTCCTCGCTGCAACAACGG AGGTCGGAGGTGCCGTGGCATTCGAGgtggagaaagaagaagaggactCGGAGAAGAAGGACGAAATGGACGATGACATCATGTTCACGGGGCTGGGCGAGGACGACAAGTCAAAGCCGTCCGTCGCCCCTCGCTGGGTGACTCGCGTGTTTGCCGCCGACTGCCTGTGCCGTATCATTCACCTGTGTGAAAACGCAGACAGGATACACTTCGACCTGGCGGCAGCTCGATCGGCCAAAGCCAAGAACCCTAAAG GTGACCTGCTGGTGCTTCATCTGTCCGATCTGATACGAATGGCCTTCATGGCCGCCACAGACCACAGTCACCAGCTGCGCATGGCCGGGCTACAGGCTCTCGAGGACATCATTAAGAAATTTGCCTCTGTGCCTGAACCGGAGTTTCCTGGTCATGTGATCTTAGAACAGTACCAAGCCAAC GTTGGTGCAGCTCTTCGTCCCGCCTTCTCTCCCGACACGCCCTCTGACATCACGGCCAAAGCCTGCCAG GTGTGCAGCACCTGGATCGGCAGCGGTGTAGTGAGCGACCTGAACGACCTGCGGCGCGTCCACAACCTGCTGGTGTCGTCCCTGGATAAAGTGCAGGCGGGTAAAGGCTCGTCCAGCCAGCTGTACAGCGAGAGCGCCACCACTATGGAGAAACTTGCAGTGCTCAAAGCCTGGGCCGAG GTCTACGTGGTGGCGATGAAGCTGAAGAAGGAGGCGGAGTCGAGGCCGGCACGCCCTGTGCGCAGCAGCGAGGATGATGACGACGAGGAAGAAGAGGGTGTCGAAGGTGGCGTGCTTCCTGCGGACAGTCTGATTACACTGGTGCAGCCTGAGCTGCCGTGTCTGAGCCGCCTGTGGCTCGCCGCACTGAGAGACTACGCCCTGCTCACGCTCCCGGCCGAGTTCGCCAGTCAGCTGCCTCCTGAAG GTGGAGCGTTTTATACTCCTGAGACCATTGACACGGCGCGTCTGCACTACCGCAGCTCCTGGGCTCCCATCCTGCATGCTGTCGCTCTCTGGCTCAACACGACCGACTTCGGGGCCACCGATTGTCTCGAGGAGCCTCAGAACGCCACCAGCACCGGCTTTCCTCAGGGTCCTGCTGCTCCCAGCAAGAGTCACGACGAGCTGGTCAAAGACAGAATGCATCTGCTCCTGG GCATCAGTATTGAGTTCCTGTGCTTCCCAAGGCCTGAGGAACCCATCGAGCGGGTGATGTCATGCCTGCAGGCTCTGAGCACGCTGCTCGAGTGCCCACGGGCTCGGAAACACATCGCAGAGGATCAG ttgcTGGCCGTGGAGCTGCTGAACGTCCTGCACAGGTTGTTATTAACACGTGACCCTCCTAGCGTGCAGCTGCAGGTGACTGCCGTGGTGCAGGAAACCATCCGCTGTGCTCACGAACATCTCGAGCAGCTCAGGAGCTCTGAGA GTGCTGAGGAAGGCGGGGAGAAGAGGCTTCTTGGAGAGGGAGGAGACTCGGGGGAGCTGCAGCCGGGGAAATCTCTGGTTTTTGCCGCCATGGAGCTGCTTGTGTTCCTCCTGGTGCGTCACCTTCCTCAAATCAACACCAAAGCGTCAGACTCCCCGAGCCACGTTCCCATCAAACCCCAGCAGCTCTCCGAGCACAGCAACCGCCTGCTTGCTGTCACTGTGGGCATCCTGGCAGAACTGCCTGCTCTGTGTTCtcctgcag GGGGCATGACCATCCTGCCCACGGTACTGTTCCTGATCTGTGGAGTTCTGAGGGAGACAGCGGTGAAGACAGCAGACGGCGTTGTGTCCCCTCCTGTCTCCGCCTCTCTGCAGGCCATCAAGACTATCATCACATCTCCGCTGAGCCGTGTGGGGCACATCCAGCAGCAGTGGAGCAGCCTGGTGAGGAGCAGCCTGGCGTCGGTGCTGGAGTACTCCAAGCCTG aTGAGTGCAGGCCAGGTGTGGATGAGATGAGCATGCTGACGGCAATCACTCTCTTCCTCGTGTCTGCCGGCTCTGAGCTGCTCGGAGTCACCAGCTTACAGAAGGGCTGCATGGAGCATTACAGAAATGCCCTTAACTCCAGCGACCCTCTG gTGCAGGTGCGGTGTTACCAGCTGCTGTTGTCCGTGTTCCAGCACTCAGTGCGCGCCCTCTCCACCCCCTACATCCACGCTCTCGCTCCTGCGCTGGTGGAGAAGCTGAAGGCGGCGGAGCGCTCGCGTCCTTCCACTCCGGCTGAGCTGCTCGCCGTGCAGGAGGGGGTCCGAGTACTCGAGGGCCTAGTGGGGCTTGGCGAGGAGCAGAACC GAGTTCAGCTGCTGGCTCTGCTCGTCCCCACTCTCATCTCCTACCTGCTGGACGAGAACGCCTTCTCCTCGGCTCCGCCCACCTCCAAGGCTCTTCACGAGTTCGCGCTGCAGAACCTGATGCGCATCGGCCCGCTCTACCCCGCTGCCTTCAAAACTGTCATGGGGGCAGCCTCGGAGCTCAAGCCCCGCCTCGAGGCAGCCATCAGGGCCAATCAGGCCAGCAACAAGGCCAAGGCCACGGCCAGACAGGCCACGCCCGCTGTGCAGGCCACACCCACTATTAAACTCAAGACCAACTTCTTCTAG